The following coding sequences are from one Anolis sagrei isolate rAnoSag1 chromosome 6, rAnoSag1.mat, whole genome shotgun sequence window:
- the NEUROD6 gene encoding neurogenic differentiation factor 6 translates to MLTLPFDESVIMPESQMCRKFSRESEDPKQIKKPDSFVKQIIHQGKSIKRSTAEDTEKEEVDDDREEEDENGLPRRRGLRKKKTTKTRMERVKFRRQEANTRERNRMHGLNDALDNLRKVVPCYSKTQKLSKIETLRLAKNYIWALSEILRIGKRPDLLTFVQNLCKGLSQPTTNLVAGCLQLNARSFLMGQTGETAHHVRSPYSSFYPPYHSPELNTPPGHGTLDNSKSMKPYNYCSTYESFYESTSPECSSPQFEGPLSPPPINYNGIFSLKQEEPLDYGKNYNYGMHYCAVPPRGPLGQSSVFRLPTESHFPYDLHLRSQSLAMQDELNAVFHN, encoded by the coding sequence ATGTTAACGCTACCATTTGATGAGTCTGTTATAATGCCAGAGTCCCAGATGTGCAGAAAGTTTTCCAGAGAAAGTGAGGACCCAAAGCAAATTAAGAAGCCAGACAGCTTTGTGAAACAGATTATACATCAAGGAAAAAGTATTAAGAGATCAACGGCAGAAGATACGGAGAAAGAGGAGGTAGATGATGACCgagaagaagaggatgagaatGGTTTACCCAGGAGGAGAGGCCTTCGGAAAAAAAAGACGACAAAGACGAGAATGGAAAGGGTCAAATTCAGGCGACAGGAAGCTAACacaagagaaagaaacagaatgcATGGCCTCAATGATGCTCTGGACAATTTAAGGAAAGTGGTCCCTTGTTATTCCAAAACACAAAAACTGTCTAAAATAGAAACATTGAGACTGGCTAAAAATTATATATGGGCTCTTTCTGAAATCTTACGAATTGGTAAGAGGCCTGATTTGCTGACATTTGTGCAAAACCTGTGCAAAGGTCTCTCCCAGCCAACAACAAACTTGGTAGCGGGATGCCTACAGCTGAACGCCAGAAGTTTCTTGATGGGTCAAACTGGGGAAACGGCCCATCATGTCCGATCTCCTTACTCCTCCTTCTACCCTCCGTATCACAGCCCAGAGCTGAACACTCCCCCGGGTCATGGGACACTTGACAACTCCAAGTCCATGAAACCCTACAATTATTGCAGCACTTATGAGTCCTTCTATGAAAGCACTTCTCCGGAGTGTTCCAGCCCACAGTTTGAAGGTCCCTTAAGTCCTCCCCCAATTAACTATAATGGGATATTTTCCCTTAAGCAAGAAGAGCCTTTGGACTATGGCAAAAACTACAATTATGGCATGCATTATTGTGCAGTGCCACCCAGGGGCCCCCTTGGGCAGAGTTCAGTATTCAGGTTGCCCACGGAGAGCCACTTTCCTTACGATCTACATCTGCGCAGCCAGTCTCTCGCCATGCAAGATGAATTAAATGCAGTTTTTCATAATTAA